The DNA segment TTGATTGATTCataatgctgcagcaagagtcctgacagggtctagaaagagagagcagatttctcctgtactggcttcccttcattggcttcctgttaaatccagaattcaaaatcctgctcctcacatacaaggtcttaaataatcagggcccatcttatcttaatgaccttgtagtaccatatcactagagatggaccgatccgatattccGTATCGGTATTgctccgatactgacctaaattactggattggctattggagagaaataaaaaatgtaatgcgatccattaaatatcacaaaagcacctcacaaaactcgCGACATAGTgtaactcagctcataaccATAGCACGTTGGAGgagtatgcgtcacgtgatagagcggctgagcGTGCAAGACCTCTCGGTGGTCTGGTTGAGCATCTGGAGCCTCGCTACCTGCTTCCAAACCGggatttcatctccgaggaagttatcccagagagaagtaaagcaagtgtgtaagttcatctctgaatgtttgtaaagcattccacgttaagcttaacaaccgatatatggagcgactgcctctctctctctctcctgctgctacttcaatcatgaaactgatcaatgatcagctgatcggcttttctgtcacgagtccgtctctcttctttgtttttggcccactttgcaccagaaagaggaaaccagcggcggaacaacagcagcacgtttaagcttgataagctgttgttagaatgtatttaatattactttctacaccaggatccttttctacgtagctgacggctggtaactgtgtaggggcggatctagcaaagtttagccaggggggcaggtagggaaagggggggggggcacaaaaatacttttctttcttactgtcatgtctagcttttaataaataattatctgaatcttacaaccaaagttttcatctgatgtaaaatatatggaaatccattactgtatatagggctttggagttgacgtcacgccgcaatgcattgtgggagtgCGGTgccattttcggggtctacgAATAAAAAGAGACACTGTGCTGGAACGAAGACGACGAatcatgcttaaaagcagctccaaagaaaacggacggtatagagaccgattgcgtcCAGAGGCGAAGCAGCGGTACTTGAAAAAAATAGAGTGCATCGCAAATCTGGACCCATATGAAATACGGCAGTGGAGTAAAGACCCAGACGACTTACCGCCACTGTCCTACCCAGATATCTTCACCTATCTTGTTTGTGGAGTAAGCGCCTACACAGCGAACCAGTTTCGTAATTACAAGTCACTGGAGGCGCACATACAATTTACAAAcggctgggtgcaagatttgGCTATTTTCAAGCTGCCAAACTGCGAGTACGTCATGATTCATACCAAGGTAAGTCGGCTGGAGTGCATTGTCCACCCCCTGCGATAATTAATGTTATACATGTATCATTGAACTGCTAAAATGTTGTTATCCTATTATGTGCCCATAATTGTAAAGTAGATGCAAGCAAACACATTGATAATCAGGCAAATTATTACCTAACGCCAATTTGTGTCCCCCCTgtctcatttcatttcatttattgtcTTTACATCAACCTTGTCCTTGTATGTTCCAGGTATTGCACTCCCAAAGATTAAATGAACCTGCATTACGGCCATGGGTAATTGTAATCACCACGGGGAAGGTCGAAGCCGcacactgcacctgtatggccggagttgcagagacctgcacccatgtcgctGCACTTCTGTTTAAAGTGGAGGCAACAGTGAGGATCCATGGCACAAAGACTGTCACAGATGAATCAGCCTACTGGGTTTTGCCGGGGAACACAACCAAGATACTGCCAGCGGCTGGCCATAACATTGACTATACGTCttcagcagcacaaaaaaagaCTCTTGATAAGAATATAAAGGGACCATCTGTGGTGAAAGGCAGAAGAAGCCGTCCTTCAAAAAGAAAGATTCCTTCTTCTACGTTTGAGGAGTTGTCACCAGTGTTAGACACActtcaaaaacacaataaagcaGTGTGTTTGTCTGGATTGGAGAAATACTACACATCACACACTGTCAAGTCATCCACATTACCACTGTCTCTGGCGTGTTTGCACAACACAGGAGCAGAGTCCCTTGGTCTTACCGAGCTACAACTGCACTGTGTAAAGTACGaaaacacagcaaaagttaCTGAAGAACAGGCAGAAGCTATCGAGGTACGCACAAGACTACAACACAAGAGTCCAGAATGGTATGTTTGGCGTGCTGGGAGAATCACGGCTTCAATGATGCATGCTGTGTGTGCCACCACTGTAGAAAAACCCGCCATTACTGTGGTTAATCGTGTTTGCTGTCCTGTTAACTCTGTCTATAATGTGCAAACAACTTGGGGACTGGAGCATGAACAGGACGCTCGACACGCCTACACCCAGAAAATGTCAGCGTGTCACAAAAACCTACAGGTCTGTATGTGtggttttcttgttaacacGGCTTTTCCTGAAGTAGGTGCATCTCCTGACGGTCTAACCACGTGTGAATGTTGTGGGAAGGGCTGCCTGGAAATTAAATGTCCATTTAAGTACAGATCTGACAGCATTCAGCAAGCATTGGATGCACATGACAAAGACTTCTGCCTCGAGTTGACAGCAAATGGACTTAACTTGAAGAAGACTCACCACTTTTACTCTCAAGTGCAAACACAGGTGTTTGTGTCCAACGCAAAGCACTGCGACCTCGTGGTTTGGACACAAAAAGACATGGCAGTTGTACGCATCTTCCCAGATGTGCACTTCTGGGAATCACGTTTAAAGAAAGCTCAGGAGTTCTTTCAGAAGGTGTGCCTTCCTGAACTAGTAGGAAAACATTTCTCTATGCAAAATGCAGCCCTGAGTGGTcacaaagtttttctttctggTGTGTAGTTTTTTTGTCAGAAGTGCATTGAAATATGTATAACTTGATTTCAACACTGCAGCACTTACCATGTAACAATTGTCTAAGTGTAAAATAAAGCGTCAAATGCAGATCTTTGTCGTCACCTGGCTTTTATTATAATGTTATTTTAGTGAAACACAGAGTTTAAAGCTATGATAAACAGTCAATTATAGTATACAGATACAGAAATGGTTACATAAtgtgatgtcagtgtgttcatacaattacacaaaaaaaaaggttttcctaGTAGTATTTCCTCAGAGATATACTCAAAGTTTTCACAATCATTAATTAACAAGAACAAGTCTCATGTATGTCTGGCTTCactaccacactggggcacatgttaaccaaaacacaacacaccTGCACAATTTTATCAAGAAAGGTAACGTCTTCACCCTCATATGGAAGAAGAGAACGGATTGGCATAGTGGTATGTAGCATTTTGAACTTATTGCGCAAACTGCCAATTACTCGCTCGACATGGATTCTTAGGTGTGCAATGGCTCGTGTATTTTCAATGTCCTTGGCATCTAGTTGACAGAAGCCCCTTGTAAATGCTGGGATCTTAACCTCCGCACACATCATTCCCGCCGCATCTCTGATGTCAAAGCCTCTGTCAGCCAAAACTACATCCCCTGGTAACAGCTTGTTAAGTATGCCACATTGCTCTGTGATGTGTTTATCTGATGCACGGCCCCCACACCCCttagaaatgaatgaaattgcACCTTGGGGAGTAATCCCGATCAGGTATTTCATGGTGTGTGTACCCTTGTAGTGAAAAGTAGCACGCGTTTGAGCACGAGCCTTTAAATTAGATGGTCGTTCTGTACGAATTTCAAAACAGTCAACAATGATGGCTACCCGATTTCCAAAAGTTTCCGTAAATTGTGGAGGCATTGTTGCTTGCAAACAGTGCCTCTCTGGCCAGTGTACAAGTATTCCTAAGCGGGCATACAAAACGTCAATTGTATCAGCAAAGACAGAAGAAAGAGTTTTGTGGGAGACATTGAATAGAGATGCTAAGATGCTGGACAGGAAGATCAAGTCTAAGTCGCATAAGTGTGAGTAAAAGCATTTGGAAATGCGACAGTTTCTTTGATGCTGGTAGGAAAGCTTTTACATTGTCTAGCACAGACATAAAAATAGCAAAACAAGTAAGACCAGTGTAATATTTCACTTTTTCCGTGTCACcctgtaaaaagttttcattcaGCTCTGTCTTGTCCAACAGTGATTTAAGCTTTCTGTTCTCCTCCAGCAGCCGGcttatttctgctctgctctgtaCACAGCGCACACAATCAATTGTCGGTCTTTGatcttctgtctgtctctctctgagaTCAGCGTTTTCTGCATCTGCACCTGTTACCTCTGCTTCTACGTGTCCATCACAAATCTGGCCCTCAGACAAAATCACAGGGTTGTTATGGTGTTGCTCTTCTGTGGTGTCCATCTCTGGCTGCTCTTCTGTGGTAACTTCTGCTGAGGCTTCACCTTCACACTTTGCTGCTCCATTGTGAAAGCCTGTCCAATACAAAGAGTGCAAATACACAAGGAAATTTTTAAGTGGTTTATACATTAAGGTCGTATGAATACTCAAAAATGTATGTGTTGATTGACGGACACTAAGATCAACTTTTAAAATGAGAGATTGTGGTGGGGGGTGCGGTTGTTGTTTACCTCCTACTAGTGCTTTCTTTTGTTCCCGTTGTGTTCGCCTCCTGTGACGGTCTGCATGTGATGTTCGGATTTCGGAGTGCCCCATGTGTAGCGTTGGtacccagtctggatttgtttgaTCCATTTCATAGGCAGGCTTCCCTACAGTTGTGCAAAAGAATTAGCGAATCTTCACATAGCACATATGTCTGCAAAGTCACTCCATTCGATGTTTGATCGCATTTTCTATAACTTCTGAGACCACCAACGATAATATTATTCAGCTATAAAgtgtgatatgaacatatttagcacttaccggaatgaaaatgtctggagcacaccaAGTGATACCGGGAGATGGAACAGAACttgatatcagctcgtctcacggCTGCTATCCAGGCTCGACGCCTTTTTTTTGGTAACATCCGATACCTGAGCTCCTTGAAATTGCTTCCAGGTTAGGAAAGCATAAAAAGACAACCCAAGCTTATTCCCGTGCCGATCGTAAGATCGAACATTGCAGCCGATCACACAGCAAGTACGAACCATGGTTGTGCTTTTGTGCTTTTGCTCGCCCGCCGCTTGCGCTtagaccccgaaaatggcgaatcgggccaaaatcctttccacgcccacccccgtgacatcacgctccaaagccctataggaACTATTAAGTCAAACTTATAACCTactaagctatagtactttttcctttgggaaccatctgtgcagtctgcaattctgttgaagaaagatgttgaatctatcaaatcaaatcaaatcacctttattgtcacatcacatgtgcaggtacactggtacagtacatgcgagtgaaattcttgtgtgcaagcttcacaagcaacagagttgtgcaaaatacaataacgtgcaacaagcaaaatataaaaatggttaatctaaaaagtaataaatatatgtaccatatataaaggtatatacattactgaatgtgtgtactaaatatgtttttctacgtgtgtgtgtgtgtgtgtgtgtgtgtgagtgtgtatatacatgttttacaaatgaaatagagtaaacaataaaataagatatataaaatataaaatatacagaggtaggtatgtgcaaaacagtggcattaatgtacagtatggagtgcataatgttgaagttccagtagtgagggtgaggtgtctatgacgtgttcagcagtctgatggcctggtggaaaaagctgtctctcagtctgctggttcgggaccggatgctgcagaacctccttcctgatggaagtagtctgaacagtttatggctggggtgactggagtccttgatgatcctcccgctttcctcaggcaccgcttcctgtagatgtcttggaggaggaagctcacctccaattatccgttcagcacaccgcactactctctggagagctttgcggttgtaagcggtggtgttgccataccaggtggtgatgcatccagtgaggatgctctcaatggcacagcgatagaaggtcctgaggatgcgggggctcatgccgaaccTATTTAATTATTCTAGAAAAAttattgatttctgtgcattttttttttttcacaaatgcattaaattaaagtcgATTAAGTCAATTAAGCAttatgaggtggagggtggttccctattttttttttttttttttttgctgggagtttgcaaccctattagttaggttgtttaatatttctgctaagtagtctttaaaataccagaatagggaggatggagcaggtttaagtttattagattgatcagtgttgctgaactatgaaatatttggggtgcagtgtattttttgcatacaggtataacagaatagctttagtgttttgttttttaaaacttgagtatgaacttatacaaaatgcagcaagatattaaaaaaacaacaacattttattGATCATAAAATACGCTATATCGGATttatatcggtatcggcagatatccaaatttatgatattggTATGAGTCattaaaaaagtggtatcgtgccatctctacatatcaccccattagagcacttcgctctcgcactgcaggttTACTTGTTGTtcttagagtatttaaaagcaaGTCCACCTAAACAAACTCATTCTGTGATGGATTCAGGTTGAATAAAATACTCAAATCCGGACTGATTTCAAAGCATAACATGAATTATTCTATAGGAATGTTCTTTTGGAGCGCAAACAGACAGAGGGACAGAGCGGGGAGGAAACGGACCAGGGCGGACACCAACCACGAGTCTTCCGGGAGCTTTTCGGCACATGGGTCCCCCTCTGAACCAGACTCACAAATCTCCTAATCCTAACTTTGTTTCACTAAATAATCAAGAGAGAAAGTTCTGACTAAAGGCTCAAATCCAGGCTGATTTCAGCGCCTGCTGTTTGAATGGAGCACAGTGCAGTCCTGTCCTCTGTTTGCTCTTTGTTAGCTCACATCTCCAAAAAGTCCTCACAATCAGAAATGTCCCGCAGAGCTGTGATCAGGATCCTCCCTCAGAGGGACACTCACCTGTCCTGTGCAGCTTGATTTGGGGTTTCCAGGTGATATCCAGCAGTCTGCGCTGACGGTCGATCTCTTCCTCGTACTGGACGATCGTTTTTTCAAACTCCAAGAATAtttgttcagcagcagcagttagtCGCTCGTTGATAAACTCTCTCAGATACTGAACTGAAGGCATTGTTACTGCCACAGCTCACACACTCAGCTCACACACTCAGctcacacacaacaacacaacagtctCTGTGTTCAGACACACACGTGGGACGGTAATAACgcctttgtttgtttacttccGCCTGTGTCACATGGTGAGGTTCCGGCAGTGGACAATAGCTACCTTTGGTTCCTGGTTAAAGTCTCACTCTGTGGCAGTCCAAatccagtttatttttaaagcacatttaaaaaacagaaagtttgTCCAAAGTGCTGCACAAAGACAAAAGATAAAGACActcacatgaaataaaacaaagacaatgaaaagagcacagcagctcacACCGGTCCAAACACTGTTGAAAGAAAAGATGTGTTTCAAAAGAGAATTAAAAGCTGGAAGCAAAGATGGCCGTCTAATATTTGAAGGCAACGTTTTCCGGGTTTGGGAGCCTCAACTGAAAAAGCTCGTTCTCCTCCAAGTTCCAGTCTAGTTTTTGGGGACAACTAgggttgccaaccgtcccttgAAAAACGGAATCGTTCCGTATTTAGAAACAAAAGTATTGAGCTGAAAATGGACGCACTTTgtcaaatggttaaaaaaataatttcacacacacaaaaaagagctAGGAAATTCCCCACACTGGGAAGGGTGAAGACAATCGGGTCGCCCAGCCCTGGCCATGAGGCgtcccttatttatttttcatggagttggcaaccctaggGACAACCAAAAGCAGCCGGACGGCTGATCTAAGGGAATATGAGGCTGAAGTatattattagtcctttatttttCCAGTCAAAAATCTCACTGAGATAAAAATTCTCaattccaagagagacctggcgaAGGTATCAGAAAGGTATGGAGGAGCAAGACCATTTAGACCATTTAGGCATTTATGAGCCAACGTCTGGACTTTGAAATTAATTCTGTGacaaacaggaagccagtgaagagaGGACAGGTGAGATATGTTGATGCCTGTGTGCACCAGTTAAGAGACGACACAGAACTGATttgtttattacatttaaaattcaaATCCACAATGACTCCCAGTTTTGTGACCTGCTGTTCGATGTATGACCCAACTCACCCACAATTAATAAGCGGATTGCACCAGTTATTATTAGCGCTGCATATAATTACTTCTTGACCTCTTCAAGGCAGTTTAAAAGGAGTTGGATGGAGCCTGGATTATTAGGTGTTAAAGGAAGGTAATTAGGCAGTCATCTGCAGTGGAAGGATATCTCAGTTTGTTGCAGTCAATGAATAAATGATTGTGAGCAGCAAGGCTGCAGtgagaagagaaaacagatccATGAATGGATTAAACTCCATGCTGTCAGGGTCCTGAGTCCGCGGACTCAGTGATTTTGGTTTGaagtgttattattattattattattattattattattattattattattattatttgtcgACTCGTGTTCTTGCCTtgggatggtttgtgttttgagATTTTCTGGGTTggtgctccctctgttggtgATGTTAgtgtttcccctgtctcgtcaggttaatcaggtccagctatatatttatatctatatctatatttCCTTGTGtccctctgtgtgtatttatgttgtGTGAACTTGTGTGCTCCTTACTAGTCCGTCTGGGAAAGTCTCCGTGAAACTGTCCACGTGTCTACTTTACATTCTTCCtgcccttctcctcctccatgtcCCCTTCCTTCTCCTTCCCCTTTGTCTTCAGGTTTGCCATTGTATAGTTtagtttctcccagtttagaTTGTCCTTAGTTCTGTTTTTGCCATCCCCACTTTGTATTCAGTCATTTATAATAAATCTCCCTCGCATCTCAGTAAGTGCCTGCGTTTGAGTCCTTTTTCCCACACACTACACGACTGTTTCCCCAGCTGTGACAGGCTGTGGAATAAAAACATAGGAAATTATTTTCACTGTTTAGCTTTCAGTGTTGACtttcatttagtttttaataCACAACTAAACAAATCCATcatattgaaataaaaatatcaaagacAAAAGAGCAGAAACTGCAGCAGCTTATTTTTCAGCTGCTGTATCAAATAAAAGGAGTAAAACCTCCTTCATCTGTGTCACTGCGTTAGTTTTCAGGTCTTTCAAATCTGACTCcaacagttttctctgtgttacacTTATTATTACACAAGCTGTAAATGTTTATTGGTTACAGACATTTAACGTTTTATTTTCAAAGTTGAGCCCAGACATGAGTGTTTAGTGGATGTTCTTTGGCTCAGACACCACAGAGAGAAGAACCAGATGCTCTGTGTGAACAAAGTTGAAGCAGGAAAACTTTAAACATTTCCTGCTTCCTCATGACACATCACATGAGAACAAaagcagctcctcctcctcctgactGCAGAAACCTGTCTGACTCCAGCTGTGAACATCAGACCACTCACAGCTAACTCCCAGTGAACATCACTTCCAACATTTCTCCTCTGGAAAGATGGAAAAACTGGCTGTGATTTGGATCTTTGCAGCTCTCGTAGGTACGTATGTTTCTGACAGGAACACCTGAAATTCAAAGACATGTTTACAGCGTTACAGATCCAGTTTGGATTTTCTTTGAGCTCAAGTTTGGAGTGatgattaaacagaaaaatatttcaaGTGTGAAATCAGAGAAACTTCAGAGAAATCAGCAgtaaaatgtgtctttaaaaaatCCCCACAGTAATACTCGTGGACAATGTTAGTCTGATGGCTTCGTTTTCTCTACTTTTTCCAGGACTAACAGCTGGAGACTCAATCACGAGATGAAGTCAttgaaacagaaggaaaatctGTCACACTCACATGTAACTATCAGATAAGTGGTGGTCGTTATGTTGATGAGATGGGTTACAGTTATATTTACCTTCACTGGTACAGACCTTTCTGACCTTCAGGCTCCTCAGTTTATACTCTGGAGAATATCAGGAGGAGGTGATCAGTATGCCCCGGATAATCGATATGGATCAGAAACATCTTCTACATCAACTAATCTGACCATAACAGCCCTAACCCTGGCAGACACAGCTCTCTACTACTGTGCTCTAcaaacacagtgatacaaagtgtagaagaggctgtacaaaacctgaacacagatatctgactactcttcaaagaggaggaagtggtattcaaagcacagcttcatatcagatggattctgctaattcctgttttatcagagtcactgtggttacagctgctaatgaaacactgtgggaggattcacatgagcagcaaatccacatcaaccacaaaccAACTGTAGGAACGTTCAGACACaataaaaactgtcaaacatccaaagctgctcatttacactattttatatttagtgGATGAGGACATGCAAAAATGCAGCAGAAGCAAAATAAACAGAGTAACAGAGGTTTATCTCTTTAAGGTAAAATCTCTCACATGAAGCTAAAAGTCCAACCAGGAAGACCATCTCATGCTTATTCCATTTATTCTCTTTGAACTCCTCACATCAGATGATGATGCTCTCCTTCATCATTGTCCTGCTCTGGTACTTTGTGCCTGGCCTTCTTGAGGTCTCTGAGCAGGATCCTGACGCTGCATCATCTGCTGACTGTGTGCTGGGGAGAATGCCGGAGCAGGCCCTTGGCGTATCTGTGCGGTTCAGGTGATCTTTCACCCCACCTCCAGCAGAGCTTTGGCTACAGTCTGAGTGAGGCTGGGGACTCCAGTGTTGATGGGGTTGTGCAGAGCTTTGGCTGCAAGCTGGCTGGCGCTTGTGTGCTGGTGACCTCCCAACCAGATCTCATTAACTCCTCATGTTTTTGGGAATGAAAGGTCCAGTTGAAACATCCACTCTTTGTCGATTGTTGTCTTATTCTGGTGGAAATTCCAGCTCTTAATTTATGACTTATGAGTTTGTGCTTGTAGCTTCTGTTGGCCCCACCATGTTCTCTGTGTCTGCTCATAGCTCTGTGGACTTGAGTTACCTGAAACCCTGAAGACCTCTCTCATCAATTGCTGTTTGGAAAGGACCGAATTGCAACAGAGCCCAAGCAACTCACCTGCCCATCCACCTCTCCACCCACTCCTGCCAGCCTCTGAAACCCTTCACTCACTCCTCCTGACACAGAAACTCTAAAAGTGAAACACAAGAAAGGACCTCCCAATAAATACTATATAAGCAATTCTGACTGCACTGACACTTCAGCAGTCGTTTTCGGGTAGTTCTCTCTAAGTGTCTCCTGCTCTGAACCTCTGCAGAAAACCTAATGCACTCTCGTCGTCTTtgaaccttc comes from the Oreochromis aureus strain Israel breed Guangdong linkage group 18, ZZ_aureus, whole genome shotgun sequence genome and includes:
- the LOC120434303 gene encoding uncharacterized protein LOC120434303 isoform X3, which gives rise to MLPKKRRRAWIAAVRRADIKFCSISRYHLVCSRHFHSGKPAYEMDQTNPDWVPTLHMGHSEIRTSHADRHRRRTQREQKKALVGGFHNGAAKCEGEASAEVTTEEQPEMDTTEEQHHNNPVILSEGQICDGHVEAEVTGADAENADLRERQTEDQRPTIDCVRCVQSRAEISRLLEENRKLKSLLDKTELNENFLQGDTEKVKYYTGLTCFAIFMSVLDNVKAFLPASKKLSHFQMLLLTLMRLRLDLPVQHLSISIQCLPQNSFFCLC